One genomic segment of Oncorhynchus kisutch isolate 150728-3 linkage group LG15, Okis_V2, whole genome shotgun sequence includes these proteins:
- the LOC109905251 gene encoding fibroblast growth factor 18, whose protein sequence is MSVVPSRFIYLCLHFLVLYFQLQESQQSSADFRIYIENHTRNPDDLSRKQIRIYQLYSHTTGKHVQILGKKVNANGDDGGKYALLVVETETFGSHIRIKGKESEYYICMNKNGKIVGKLNGRNQECVFVEEFLENNYTALVSAKYKGWYLGFNRKGRPKKGSRTTQTQQEVHFMKRHPKGKVDPLEEFRFTTVTKRTRRARRLKQNPETN, encoded by the exons ATGTCTGTTGTGCCTTCGAGGTTCATATACCT gTGTTTACATTTTCTGGTCCTCTATTTCCAGCTCCAG GAATCTCAACAGAGCTCAGCCGATTTCAGGATCTATATTGAGAACCACACGCGGAACCCAGACGACCTGAGCCGGAAGCAGATCCGTATCTACCAGCTGTACAGCCACACCACGGGCAAGCACGTCCAGATCCTGGGCAAGAAGGTCAACGCCAACGGAGACGATGGGGGCAAGTACG CTCTTCTTGTTGTCGAGACGGAAACCTTTGGGAGCCATATTCGAATAAAAGGGAAGGAGAGTGAGTATTACATCTGTATGAACAAGAATGGCAAAATAGTTGGAAAG CTCAATGGAAGGAATCAGGAGTGCGTCTTCGTGGAAGAATTCTTGGAGAACAATTACACAGCTCTCGTGTCGGCCAAGTACAAAGGGTGGTACCTAGGCTTCAACAGGAAGGGGAGGCCCAAAAAAGGATCGCGgaccacacaaacacaacaggaaGTGCATTTCATGAAACGCCACCCGAAGGGCAAGGTGGACCCACTGGAAGAGTTCCGTTTCACGACAGTAACTAAGCGGACACGAAGGGCGCGTCGCTTAAAACAGAACCCCGAAACGAACTGA